The following coding sequences lie in one Spinacia oleracea cultivar Varoflay chromosome 1, BTI_SOV_V1, whole genome shotgun sequence genomic window:
- the LOC130465417 gene encoding uncharacterized protein, with translation MSNLTKLELAALDITGKNYLSWVLDAEIHLDAKDLGDTIKEGNKETIQNKAKAMIFLRHHLHEGLKIEYLTIKDPQVLWSNLKERYDHQKTVILPKARYDWLHLRLQDFKSVSEYNSAMLRITSQLKLCGEKITDAEMLEKTYSTFHANNIVLQTQYREKGFKKYSELISCLLVAEQNNELLLKNHESRPTGSTPFPEANVTSHNWKEKYHANNRGRGRGQGRGRGRGYGYGRGRGGSFKNPYPHQKWDNKDGNQQEKDKSENVHKIKGHWSRTCRTPKHLVELYQQSLKQKGKKVETNLVYEDGEGDFDCGNTTHLEVADFSPPLKGIINP, from the coding sequence ATGTCGAACCTTACAAAACTCGAATTGGCGGCCCTTGATATTACTGGAAAGAACTATTTATCTTGGGTGTTAGATGCTGAAATTCACCTAGATGCAAAAGACCTTGGTGATACAATCAAAGAAGGAAataaagaaacaattcaaaacaAAGCTAAGGCTATGATATTTCTTCGTCATCACCTCCATGAGGGCCTTAAGATTGAGTACTTGACTATAAAAGATCCACAAGTCCTTTGGAGTAATCTAAAGGAAAGATATGACCACCAGAAAACTGTAATATTACCTAAAGCTCGTTATGACTGGTTACATTTAAGACTACAAGACTTTAAGTCTGTAAGTGAATATAACTCAGCTATGCTCAGAATTACTTCACAGTTGAAGTTATGTGGAGAGAAAATCACTGATGCAGAAATGTTAGAGAAAACATACTCTACCTTTCACGCAAACAACATTGTCCTACAGACACAATATCGTGAAAAGGGATTTAAGAAATATTCTGAACTTATATCTTGTCTCCTTGTGGCTGAGCAAAATAACGAGCTATTACTGAAAAATCATGAATCACGTCCAACTGGCTCTACTCCATTCCCTGAAGCGAATGTGACATCCCATAATTGGAAAGAAAAATATCATGCCAACAATAGGGGTCGAGGACGTGGTCAAGGACGTGGACGCGGACGTGGATATGGATATGGTCGAGGTCGAGGTGGTTCTTTCAAGAACCCGTATCCCCACCAGAAGTGGGACAATAAAGATGGTAACCAACAAGAGAAAGATAAAAGCGAGAATGTACACAAGATAAAAGGTCATTGGTCTCGTACATGTCGTACCCCAAAACACCTGGTTGAGCTCTATCAACAATCATTGAAGCAAAAGGGAAAGAAAGTAGAAACGAATCTTGTGTACGAAGATGGCGAAGGTGACTTTGATTGTGGCAATACAACTCACCTGGAAGTTGCTGATTTCTCACCACCCCTGAAGGGAATAATTAATCCTTAG